In Candidatus Sedimenticola sp. (ex Thyasira tokunagai), the following proteins share a genomic window:
- a CDS encoding chemotaxis protein CheW: MTEAELEGAVNDPVIQLVTFLLQDEIYGINVMQVQEVLRLSEIAPVPGAPSYVLGIINLRGNVVTVIDTRSRFGLNPGEISNSSRIVIIEAEKQVVGILVDSVAEVIDLHLSEVEPAPNVGNQESSKYIQGVATVNNRLLILVDLNKLLTDDEWVEVGKV; this comes from the coding sequence ATGACTGAAGCTGAATTAGAAGGTGCAGTCAATGACCCGGTCATCCAACTTGTCACTTTCCTTCTGCAGGATGAAATCTACGGTATTAATGTGATGCAGGTGCAGGAGGTATTGCGGTTATCGGAGATTGCTCCGGTCCCCGGTGCGCCATCCTACGTCTTGGGGATCATTAACTTGCGAGGCAACGTAGTGACCGTGATAGATACACGCAGTCGCTTTGGCCTCAACCCCGGTGAGATCAGCAATAGCAGCCGTATCGTTATTATCGAAGCAGAGAAACAGGTTGTTGGTATTCTGGTTGACAGTGTTGCGGAGGTGATTGATCTGCATCTTTCAGAAGTGGAACCGGCTCCTAATGTTGGCAACCAGGAGAGCTCCAAGTACATTCAGGGTGTGGCGACAGTGAATAACAGATTACTTATTCTGGTCGATCTGAACAAGTTGCTGACTGATGATGAGTGGGTTGAGGTCGGTAAAGTATAG